Proteins encoded in a region of the Homo sapiens chromosome 9, GRCh38.p14 Primary Assembly genome:
- the BBLN gene encoding bublin coiled-coil protein, with protein MSGPNGDLGMPVEAGAEGEEDGFGEAEYAAINSMLDQINSCLDHLEEKNDHLHARLQELLESNRQTRLEFQQQLGEAPSDASP; from the exons ATGTCGGGCCCCAACGGAGACCTGGGGATGCCGGTGGAGGCGGGAGCGGAAGGCGAGGAGGACGGCTTCGGGGAAGCAG AATACGCTGCCATCAACTCCATGCTGGACCAGATCAACTCCTGTCTGGACCACCTGGAGGAGAAGAATGACCACCTCCACGCCCGCCTCCAGGAGCTGCTGGAGTCCAACCGGCAGACACGCCTGGAGTTCCAGCAGCAGCTCGGGGAGGCCCCCAGTGATGCCAGCCCCTAG
- the LCN2 gene encoding neutrophil gelatinase-associated lipocalin precursor produces the protein MPLGLLWLGLALLGALHAQAQDSTSDLIPAPPLSKVPLQQNFQDNQFQGKWYVVGLAGNAILREDKDPQKMYATIYELKEDKSYNVTSVLFRKKKCDYWIRTFVPGCQPGEFTLGNIKSYPGLTSYLVRVVSTNYNQHAMVFFKKVSQNREYFKITLYGRTKELTSELKENFIRFSKSLGLPENHIVFPVPIDQCIDG, from the exons ATGCCCCTAGGTCTCCTGTGGCTGGGCCTAGCCCTGTTGGGGGCTCTGCATGCCCAGGCCCAGGACTCCACCTCAGACCTGATCCCAGCCCCACCTCTGAGCAAGGTCCCTCTGCAGCAGAACTTCCAGGACAACCAA TTCCAGGGGAAGTGGTATGTGGTAGGCCTGGCAGGGAATGCAATTCTCAGAGAAGACAAAGACCCGCAAAAGATGTATGCCACCATCTATGAGCTGAAAGAAGACAAGAGCTACAATGTCACCTCCGTCCTGTTTAG GAAAAAGAAGTGTGACTACTGGATCAGGACTTTTGTTCCAGGTTGCCAGCCCGGCGAGTTCACGCTGGGCAACATTAAGA GTTACCCTGGATTAACGAGTTACCTCGTCCGAGTGGTGAGCACCAACTACAACCAGCATGCTATGGTGTTCTTCAAGAAAGTTTCTCAAAACAGGGAGTACTTCAAGATCACCCTCTACG GGAGAACCAAGGAGCTGACTTCGGAACTAAAGGAGAACTTCATCCGCTTCTCCAAATCTCTGGGCCTCCCTGAAAACCACATCGTCTTCCCTGTCCCAATCG ACCAGTGTATCGACGGCTGA